From Scomber scombrus chromosome 13, fScoSco1.1, whole genome shotgun sequence, a single genomic window includes:
- the creb1b gene encoding cyclic AMP-responsive element-binding protein 1b isoform X3, with protein sequence MKMESAAEAQQGTETAVIETENQQITQAQLATLAQVTMSTGLASATGPTVTLVQLPNGQTVQVHGVIQAAQPSVIQSPQVQTVQISTIAESEDSQESVDSVTDSQKRREILSRRPSYRKILNDLSSDAPAVPRIEEEKAEEDSSAAAATPSITTVTVPTPIYQTSSGQYIAITQGGAIQLANNGTDGVQGIQTLTMTNAAAAAQPGATILQYAQTSDGQQILVPSNQVVVQAASGDVQAYQIRAAPTSTIAPGVVMASSPALPTQGATEEVTRKREVRLMKNREAARECRRKKKEYVKCLENRVAVLENQNKTLIEELKALKDLYCHKSE encoded by the exons ATGAAGATGGAGTCAGCAGCAGAGGCTCAGCAGGGGACGGAGACTGCTGTGATCGAGACGGAAAACCAGCAGATCACCCAGGCACAGCTCGCCACCTTGGCACAG GTAACCATGTCAACAGGCCTCGCTTCAGCAACGGGTCCCACGGTAACGCTGGTGCAGCTTCCCAACGGACAGACGGTTCAGGTGCACGGCGTCATCCAGGCTGCACAGCCATCCGTCATCCAGTCTCCACAGGTCCAGACTGTacag ATCTCCACCATAGCAGAAAGCGAGGATTCACAGGAGTCGGTAGACAGTGTGACCGACTCTCAGAAACGCAGAGAGATTCTTTCCCGACGCCCCTCATACAG AAAAATCCTGAACGACCTCTCGTCAGATGCGCCGGCCGTCCCTCGCATCGAGGAGGAAAAGGCGGAGGAGGACTCGTCAGCCGCTGCCGCCACACCCTCCATCACCACGGTTACTGTCCCTACACCCATCTACCAGACCAGCAGTGGCCAATACA TTGCAATCACACAGGGCGGGGCCATCCAGCTGGCTAACAACGGTACAGACGGGGTCCAGGGCATCCAGACTCTGACCATGACCAACGCAGCAGCAGCCGCTCAGCCCGGAGCCACCATCCTCCAGTATGCACAGACCAGCGACGGCCAGCAGATACTGGTTCCCAGTAACCAGGTGGTGGTTCAAG CTGCCTCTGGTGACGTCCAGGCCTATCAGATCCGAGCAGCCCCCACCAGCACCATCGCCCCGGGGGTGGTCATGGCCTCATCCCCCGCCCTCCCTACCCAGGGCGCCACCGAGGAGGTGACCCGCAAACGTGAGGTCCGCCTCATGAAGAACAG AGAGGCAGCCCGTGAATGTcgcaggaagaagaaggagtatGTTAAGTGTCTGGAGAACCGAGTGGCCGTCCTGGAGAACCAAAACAAGACTCTTATCGAAGAACTCAAAGCCCTTAAAGACCTTTACTGCCATAAATCTGAGTAA
- the creb1b gene encoding cyclic AMP-responsive element-binding protein 1b isoform X1 gives MKMESAAEAQQGTETAVIETENQQITQAQLATLAQVTMSTGLASATGPTVTLVQLPNGQTVQVHGVIQAAQPSVIQSPQVQTVQLKALMMYCNVCVCLFQISTIAESEDSQESVDSVTDSQKRREILSRRPSYRKILNDLSSDAPAVPRIEEEKAEEDSSAAAATPSITTVTVPTPIYQTSSGQYIAITQGGAIQLANNGTDGVQGIQTLTMTNAAAAAQPGATILQYAQTSDGQQILVPSNQVVVQAASGDVQAYQIRAAPTSTIAPGVVMASSPALPTQGATEEVTRKREVRLMKNREAARECRRKKKEYVKCLENRVAVLENQNKTLIEELKALKDLYCHKSE, from the exons ATGAAGATGGAGTCAGCAGCAGAGGCTCAGCAGGGGACGGAGACTGCTGTGATCGAGACGGAAAACCAGCAGATCACCCAGGCACAGCTCGCCACCTTGGCACAG GTAACCATGTCAACAGGCCTCGCTTCAGCAACGGGTCCCACGGTAACGCTGGTGCAGCTTCCCAACGGACAGACGGTTCAGGTGCACGGCGTCATCCAGGCTGCACAGCCATCCGTCATCCAGTCTCCACAGGTCCAGACTGTacag CTAAAAGCTTTAAtgatgtattgtaatgtatgtgtttgtttattccaGATCTCCACCATAGCAGAAAGCGAGGATTCACAGGAGTCGGTAGACAGTGTGACCGACTCTCAGAAACGCAGAGAGATTCTTTCCCGACGCCCCTCATACAG AAAAATCCTGAACGACCTCTCGTCAGATGCGCCGGCCGTCCCTCGCATCGAGGAGGAAAAGGCGGAGGAGGACTCGTCAGCCGCTGCCGCCACACCCTCCATCACCACGGTTACTGTCCCTACACCCATCTACCAGACCAGCAGTGGCCAATACA TTGCAATCACACAGGGCGGGGCCATCCAGCTGGCTAACAACGGTACAGACGGGGTCCAGGGCATCCAGACTCTGACCATGACCAACGCAGCAGCAGCCGCTCAGCCCGGAGCCACCATCCTCCAGTATGCACAGACCAGCGACGGCCAGCAGATACTGGTTCCCAGTAACCAGGTGGTGGTTCAAG CTGCCTCTGGTGACGTCCAGGCCTATCAGATCCGAGCAGCCCCCACCAGCACCATCGCCCCGGGGGTGGTCATGGCCTCATCCCCCGCCCTCCCTACCCAGGGCGCCACCGAGGAGGTGACCCGCAAACGTGAGGTCCGCCTCATGAAGAACAG AGAGGCAGCCCGTGAATGTcgcaggaagaagaaggagtatGTTAAGTGTCTGGAGAACCGAGTGGCCGTCCTGGAGAACCAAAACAAGACTCTTATCGAAGAACTCAAAGCCCTTAAAGACCTTTACTGCCATAAATCTGAGTAA
- the creb1b gene encoding cyclic AMP-responsive element-binding protein 1b isoform X2, translated as MKMESAAEAQQGTETAVIETENQQITQAQLATLAQVTDVFKFQVTMSTGLASATGPTVTLVQLPNGQTVQVHGVIQAAQPSVIQSPQVQTVQISTIAESEDSQESVDSVTDSQKRREILSRRPSYRKILNDLSSDAPAVPRIEEEKAEEDSSAAAATPSITTVTVPTPIYQTSSGQYIAITQGGAIQLANNGTDGVQGIQTLTMTNAAAAAQPGATILQYAQTSDGQQILVPSNQVVVQAASGDVQAYQIRAAPTSTIAPGVVMASSPALPTQGATEEVTRKREVRLMKNREAARECRRKKKEYVKCLENRVAVLENQNKTLIEELKALKDLYCHKSE; from the exons ATGAAGATGGAGTCAGCAGCAGAGGCTCAGCAGGGGACGGAGACTGCTGTGATCGAGACGGAAAACCAGCAGATCACCCAGGCACAGCTCGCCACCTTGGCACAGGTAACGGATG TTTTCAAATTTCAGGTAACCATGTCAACAGGCCTCGCTTCAGCAACGGGTCCCACGGTAACGCTGGTGCAGCTTCCCAACGGACAGACGGTTCAGGTGCACGGCGTCATCCAGGCTGCACAGCCATCCGTCATCCAGTCTCCACAGGTCCAGACTGTacag ATCTCCACCATAGCAGAAAGCGAGGATTCACAGGAGTCGGTAGACAGTGTGACCGACTCTCAGAAACGCAGAGAGATTCTTTCCCGACGCCCCTCATACAG AAAAATCCTGAACGACCTCTCGTCAGATGCGCCGGCCGTCCCTCGCATCGAGGAGGAAAAGGCGGAGGAGGACTCGTCAGCCGCTGCCGCCACACCCTCCATCACCACGGTTACTGTCCCTACACCCATCTACCAGACCAGCAGTGGCCAATACA TTGCAATCACACAGGGCGGGGCCATCCAGCTGGCTAACAACGGTACAGACGGGGTCCAGGGCATCCAGACTCTGACCATGACCAACGCAGCAGCAGCCGCTCAGCCCGGAGCCACCATCCTCCAGTATGCACAGACCAGCGACGGCCAGCAGATACTGGTTCCCAGTAACCAGGTGGTGGTTCAAG CTGCCTCTGGTGACGTCCAGGCCTATCAGATCCGAGCAGCCCCCACCAGCACCATCGCCCCGGGGGTGGTCATGGCCTCATCCCCCGCCCTCCCTACCCAGGGCGCCACCGAGGAGGTGACCCGCAAACGTGAGGTCCGCCTCATGAAGAACAG AGAGGCAGCCCGTGAATGTcgcaggaagaagaaggagtatGTTAAGTGTCTGGAGAACCGAGTGGCCGTCCTGGAGAACCAAAACAAGACTCTTATCGAAGAACTCAAAGCCCTTAAAGACCTTTACTGCCATAAATCTGAGTAA
- the ccnyl1 gene encoding cyclin-Y-like protein 1 yields the protein MGNTVSCCVSPESSPKLPSRQPAERLEEIQTSTEVSDDNTAPYLQHISDREVPDELAQESNPSDHARASTIFLSKSQTDVRDKRKSNHINHISHVSPGPLSKKYSSCSTIFIDDSTVSQPNLKSTIKCVTLAIYYHIKNRDSDKSLDIFDEKLHPLSREPVPDNYSRVDPEHKLIYRFVRTLFSAAQLTAECAIVTLVYLERLLTYAELDICPSNWKRIVLGAILLASKVWDDQAVWNVDYCQILKDITVEDMNEMERHFLELLQFNINVPASVYAKYYFDLRQLADDNNLSFPLEPLDNQRAQKLEAISRLCEDKYKDLSRSAMRRSLSADNLIGIRHSNAVLS from the exons ATGGGCAACACGGTGTCATGCTGCGTCTCTCCGGAGTCGAGCCCCAAACTTCCTTCGAGGCAACCGGCAGAGCGGCTGGAGGAGATCCAGACCAGCACCGAAGTGAGCGACGATAACACCGCGCCCTACCTGCAGCATATAAGCGACAGAGAAGTCCCTGATG AGCTGGCCCAGGAGTCCAACCCCTCAGACCACGCCAGAGCCAGCACCATCTTCCTCAGCAAGTCCCAGACAGACG TACGAGACAAGAGGAAAAGCAACCACATAAACCATATCAGTCAT GTATCTCCTGGTCCACTGTCAAAGAAGTACAGCTCCTGTTCCACCATCTTCATAGACGACAGCACCGTCAGCCAGCCCAACCTCAAAAGCACAATCAAATG tgtCACTTTAGCAATATACTACCACATCAAAAACAG GGACTCTGACAAGTCATTGGACATCTTTGATGAGAAGTTGCACCCCTTATCA AGAGAGCCAGTGCCAGACAACTACTCCCGCGTAGACCCAGAACACAAGCTGATCTACCGCTTCGTTAGAACGCTCTTCAGTGCTGCACAGCTCACTGCAGAATGTGCCATTGTCACTCTT GTGTACCTGGAGCGCCTGCTGACCTACGCCGAGCTGGATATCTGCCCCTCCAACTGGAAGCGCATCGTCCTGGGAGCCATCCTGCTGGCCTCCAAAGTGTGGGACGACCAGGCCGTGTGGAACGTCGACTACTGCCAGATCCTCAAAGACATCACGGTGGAGGACAT GAATGAGATGGAGCGCCACTTCCTGGAGCTGCTCCAGTTCAACATCAACGTGCCAGCCAGCGTGTATGCCAAGTACTACTTTGATCTGCGGCAGCTGGCCGACGACAACAACCTCAGCTTTCCTCTGGAGCCCCTCGACAACCAGCGTGCCCAGAAACTAGAG GCCATTTCAAGACTATGTGAAGACAAGTATAAGGACCTGAGTCGATCAGCGATGAGACGATCCCTCAGCGCAGACAACCTGATAGGTATACGACACTCCAACGCTGTGCTCTCATAG